The following are from one region of the Advenella mimigardefordensis DPN7 genome:
- a CDS encoding molybdopterin molybdotransferase MoeA, with protein MLDFDTAQQRLLDLPIAAIAVETVSLQQALGRVLAQDVVATLDMPSADNSSMDGYALRLQDYVPGATLPVQQRVFAGQAPQPQEPGTVSRIFTGSLIPDGADTVVIQEVCKEEDGQVTISEAPTLGQNIRRQGEDTRAGSVILEQGTLLGAAEINLIATQGIATLSVYRQLKVGILTTGDELVPVGQPRESSQIFNSNAPMLTALFQTMGAQVKHALHAMDDLDATREALNTLFADCDLVISVGGVSVGEKDLVKPALEALGASLDFWRVKMKPGKPVALSSVNNVPVICLPGNPVSAYTVLAVLVSPLIRKLQGRSQCLPLRIQATLKTDKVFNETRDEFLRVRITQDTETGLLMAEPYERQGSGISSSLPWANAFARVPAVQKYTGGDRVWVYLKEDWIR; from the coding sequence ATGCTTGATTTTGATACCGCGCAGCAGCGGCTGCTGGATCTGCCTATCGCCGCGATTGCCGTGGAAACCGTCAGCCTGCAACAAGCACTCGGACGCGTGCTGGCACAGGACGTGGTGGCCACACTGGACATGCCGTCTGCAGACAACAGCTCCATGGACGGTTACGCGTTGCGCCTGCAGGATTATGTGCCGGGCGCGACCCTGCCCGTGCAACAGCGCGTCTTTGCCGGACAGGCACCACAGCCGCAAGAACCGGGAACCGTTTCCCGTATTTTTACCGGCAGCCTGATCCCCGACGGTGCCGATACCGTCGTCATTCAGGAAGTCTGCAAGGAAGAGGATGGGCAGGTCACCATCTCCGAGGCCCCGACTCTGGGCCAGAACATCCGCCGCCAGGGCGAAGATACGCGCGCCGGCAGCGTTATCCTTGAGCAGGGCACACTACTGGGCGCGGCTGAAATCAACCTTATCGCCACCCAGGGCATTGCCACACTGAGTGTATACCGTCAGCTCAAAGTCGGTATTCTGACAACCGGTGACGAACTGGTACCTGTGGGACAGCCCCGGGAATCCTCACAAATTTTCAATTCCAACGCCCCCATGCTGACCGCCCTGTTTCAGACAATGGGCGCTCAGGTTAAACACGCCCTGCATGCCATGGATGATCTGGATGCGACCCGCGAAGCATTGAACACACTGTTTGCCGACTGCGATCTGGTTATCAGCGTAGGCGGCGTATCGGTAGGGGAAAAGGATCTGGTCAAGCCGGCGCTCGAAGCACTGGGGGCCAGCCTGGATTTCTGGCGCGTGAAAATGAAGCCGGGAAAACCGGTGGCCTTGTCCAGCGTGAACAATGTACCGGTGATCTGCCTGCCTGGCAACCCGGTTTCCGCTTATACCGTGCTGGCGGTACTGGTCTCGCCTCTGATTCGCAAGCTACAGGGACGCAGCCAATGTCTGCCGCTACGTATCCAGGCTACCCTGAAAACAGACAAGGTTTTTAATGAAACCCGTGATGAATTTCTGCGTGTTCGCATCACGCAGGATACGGAAACCGGGCTGCTGATGGCTGAACCCTATGAACGTCAGGGATCCGGCATAAGCTCTTCCCTGCCCTGGGCCAATGCCTTTGCCCGTGTACCGGCCGTGCAAAAATACACCGGCGGTGACCGGGTATGGGTCTACCTCAAGGAAGACTGGATTCGCTAA
- the moaD gene encoding molybdopterin converting factor subunit 1: protein MINVLYFARIAELTGKRTEQLALPAPVTVTAWLAQLHEAYPALADVSVLKVAINKKHAQADTLIQDRDEVAIFEPVTGG, encoded by the coding sequence GTGATTAATGTGCTTTATTTCGCCCGCATTGCCGAACTCACCGGCAAGCGTACAGAACAATTGGCGCTGCCCGCTCCGGTCACCGTCACCGCCTGGCTGGCACAATTGCACGAAGCCTACCCGGCACTCGCAGATGTGAGCGTACTCAAAGTAGCCATCAACAAAAAACACGCCCAGGCCGACACGCTCATTCAGGATCGCGATGAAGTGGCGATCTTCGAACCCGTAACCGGAGGTTGA
- a CDS encoding MFS transporter, whose amino-acid sequence MISLFLSFFSLYLATLLMSLGTGLYNTFIALHLTDEGVSQVWIGLLIAAFYTGQVLGARFGHKLVQRVGHIRAYAISAAMVTVLVLAQTITPLLPVWVFLRFLTGATMVTQYMVLESWLNDQADQKQRGSVFAFYMVMSGMGLVLGQMTVSFFSPEDLTTLNVVAMSMALCLIPVAITRRSHPALQVHAPIKLKVFIRLVPMSMFVLFIAGSITGSFYGLGPVYASKEGMDTDQVAVFLSVSVMAGLLSQWPMGWLSDRIYRLNMIRFNALLLGVLTIPLYGYWHLPYPVMLVMVAIFGVLQFTIYPLATAFANEHVDPSLRVGLSGVLLMTYGVGASLGPLLVGKLMDIGGAHMFYIYTSLAAFSLVIFVRKEKVKGTYKVDPEPFVPMSVSVPASPVATALDPRVDEAIDISSDEQAMEKVLDIIQAGDPITELNLPQRTDTDHSVADEDLAMAGEEMAAEDMAADDGAEEGTSGEGAANEDATDEGTEKGSTAARPPTAPRQN is encoded by the coding sequence ATGATCAGCCTTTTTCTGTCTTTTTTCTCTTTGTATCTTGCGACATTGCTGATGTCTCTCGGTACGGGTCTGTACAACACTTTCATCGCGTTGCACCTGACCGATGAAGGGGTTAGCCAGGTCTGGATCGGCTTGCTGATTGCTGCGTTCTACACGGGCCAGGTACTGGGCGCGCGCTTCGGACATAAACTGGTGCAGCGCGTGGGGCATATCCGCGCTTACGCCATTTCAGCTGCAATGGTGACGGTGCTGGTGCTGGCGCAGACCATCACGCCGCTGTTGCCGGTTTGGGTATTTCTGCGATTTCTGACCGGCGCCACCATGGTGACGCAGTACATGGTGCTGGAAAGCTGGCTGAATGATCAGGCCGACCAGAAACAGCGCGGCAGTGTTTTCGCCTTTTATATGGTCATGTCGGGCATGGGGCTGGTGCTGGGCCAGATGACCGTGTCGTTTTTCTCACCCGAAGATCTGACCACACTCAATGTGGTTGCGATGTCGATGGCGCTGTGCCTGATCCCGGTGGCCATTACGCGACGCAGCCATCCCGCCCTGCAGGTGCATGCGCCAATCAAGCTCAAAGTATTCATTCGACTGGTGCCGATGTCCATGTTCGTGCTCTTCATCGCGGGCAGTATCACCGGTTCCTTTTACGGTCTGGGACCGGTTTATGCCAGTAAAGAGGGGATGGATACCGATCAGGTGGCGGTGTTTCTGTCGGTCTCGGTGATGGCCGGACTGCTGTCGCAATGGCCGATGGGCTGGTTGTCCGATCGCATTTATCGCCTGAACATGATTCGCTTCAACGCGCTTTTGCTGGGGGTGCTGACCATCCCGCTGTATGGCTACTGGCATTTGCCATATCCGGTGATGCTGGTGATGGTGGCGATCTTCGGTGTCCTGCAGTTTACGATTTATCCTCTGGCTACCGCCTTTGCCAATGAGCACGTTGACCCGTCGCTGCGCGTTGGCTTAAGTGGTGTGTTACTGATGACGTACGGCGTAGGCGCCAGTCTTGGACCGTTGCTGGTAGGTAAGCTGATGGACATTGGCGGCGCACACATGTTCTATATTTATACTTCGCTGGCAGCCTTCTCGCTGGTCATCTTTGTGCGCAAAGAAAAAGTCAAGGGCACCTACAAGGTGGATCCGGAGCCCTTTGTGCCCATGTCAGTCAGCGTACCTGCCTCGCCTGTGGCGACTGCGCTGGATCCGCGTGTGGATGAAGCGATTGATATTTCATCTGACGAGCAGGCCATGGAAAAAGTGCTGGATATTATTCAGGCCGGCGACCCGATTACTGAACTGAACCTGCCGCAACGAACCGATACGGATCACTCCGTGGCTGATGAGGATCTTGCCATGGCAGGAGAGGAAAT
- a CDS encoding molybdenum cofactor synthesis domain-containing protein: MKSLTEKDSKVALQIAILTIHDTRLPENDSSGRYLADAVGQSGHHVAGRAICPDNRYAIRKQLSDWILDENIHAIITNGGTGMRDKNATLAAVTPLLDTQIAGFGELFRAYSFADIGSSGLQSNALGGKANNTLIFCLPGSTDACRLGWEKILREQFDSHHQPCNFASAYAKRD; the protein is encoded by the coding sequence ATGAAGTCGCTTACCGAAAAAGACAGCAAAGTCGCACTACAGATTGCCATTCTGACCATCCACGATACCCGGCTACCGGAAAACGACAGTTCGGGCCGCTATCTGGCCGACGCCGTTGGCCAAAGTGGTCACCACGTAGCCGGGCGGGCCATTTGCCCGGACAATCGCTACGCCATCCGCAAGCAGCTGTCAGACTGGATTCTGGACGAAAACATCCACGCCATTATTACCAATGGCGGTACCGGCATGCGCGACAAGAATGCCACACTGGCAGCCGTTACACCGTTGCTCGATACACAAATCGCCGGTTTTGGAGAATTGTTCCGCGCCTATTCGTTTGCCGACATCGGCTCGTCGGGCCTGCAATCGAACGCGCTGGGTGGCAAAGCCAACAACACGCTGATTTTCTGTCTGCCGGGCTCGACCGATGCCTGCCGCCTGGGCTGGGAAAAAATTCTGCGCGAGCAATTCGACAGCCATCACCAGCCCTGCAATTTCGCATCGGCTTATGCCAAGCGTGATTAA
- the moaC gene encoding cyclic pyranopterin monophosphate synthase MoaC, whose product MKKTPVDSDLPAQATSAASALSHLDEAGQVRMVDVLDKTTTARTAIARSVVRMTPRSYTALNAADNSKGEVLNTARVAGVLAAKRCAELIPMCHSLPLTFAGIDFSLDDQTQCVTIRATCRSDYKTGVEMEALTACTIAALTIYDMCKAADKGIIIEDTRLEYKSGGKSGEWRCD is encoded by the coding sequence ATGAAAAAAACACCCGTCGATTCCGACCTCCCGGCCCAGGCCACGTCCGCCGCATCTGCGCTCAGCCATCTGGATGAGGCTGGCCAGGTGCGCATGGTCGACGTCCTGGACAAGACCACCACAGCACGCACTGCCATTGCGCGCAGCGTGGTGCGCATGACACCACGCTCCTATACCGCCCTGAACGCCGCAGATAACAGCAAGGGCGAAGTACTCAATACGGCCCGCGTTGCCGGTGTACTGGCCGCCAAGCGCTGCGCTGAGCTGATTCCCATGTGCCATAGCCTGCCGCTAACGTTCGCAGGCATTGATTTTTCCCTGGATGACCAGACACAATGCGTGACCATCCGCGCAACCTGTCGCAGTGACTATAAAACCGGCGTCGAAATGGAGGCACTCACCGCCTGTACGATTGCGGCACTCACCATTTATGACATGTGCAAGGCGGCCGACAAAGGCATTATTATTGAAGATACCCGGCTTGAATATAAATCGGGTGGTAAAAGTGGAGAATGGCGTTGTGATTAA
- a CDS encoding peroxiredoxin yields the protein MTISIGDRVPDGTLTEFIENAEDGQSAGPQAFKVSELVKGKKIVLFAVPGAFTPTCTNKHVVDFIRDAEQIKAKGVDEIWCVAVNDAFVMGAWGRDTGATGIIRLLADGAAIWTTALGLEMDLIARGLGIRSRRYSAILEDGVVTQLNVEEGGEYKISGTQTILSQL from the coding sequence ATGACAATCAGCATTGGAGATCGGGTACCCGACGGTACTCTCACAGAGTTCATTGAAAACGCAGAAGATGGCCAGAGCGCCGGCCCGCAGGCCTTCAAGGTTTCTGAGCTGGTCAAAGGTAAGAAAATTGTGCTTTTTGCCGTACCTGGCGCTTTCACCCCGACCTGCACGAACAAGCACGTAGTCGATTTCATTCGTGATGCCGAGCAGATCAAGGCTAAAGGCGTGGACGAAATCTGGTGTGTGGCCGTTAACGATGCGTTCGTGATGGGCGCCTGGGGTCGTGATACAGGCGCAACCGGCATTATCCGTCTGCTGGCCGATGGCGCTGCCATCTGGACTACAGCGCTGGGTCTGGAAATGGACCTGATCGCTCGCGGCCTGGGTATCCGTTCTCGTCGTTATTCCGCCATTCTGGAAGATGGCGTAGTCACGCAGCTGAATGTCGAAGAGGGTGGCGAATACAAAATCAGCGGCACCCAGACGATTCTTTCCCAACTATAA
- a CDS encoding molybdenum cofactor biosynthesis protein MoaE: MIAVQHADFDAGQLIRDLHERSDGQAGAVASFVGYVRDYSASQQTQELFLEHYPGMCEQELADIAQQAAQRWDIVQSTIVHRVGALSRQQQIVFVGVASAHRGEAFAACEFIMDALKTRAPFWKRETLADGKAFWVQARGSDQQRLQKWTEPQATTQADSPEQEQHQ; this comes from the coding sequence ATGATTGCTGTGCAGCACGCCGATTTCGATGCCGGACAACTGATTCGCGACCTGCATGAACGCAGTGACGGTCAGGCCGGCGCCGTCGCCTCTTTCGTGGGCTACGTGCGCGATTACTCGGCATCGCAACAAACACAGGAACTCTTTCTTGAACACTACCCGGGCATGTGCGAGCAGGAACTGGCCGATATTGCACAGCAGGCCGCGCAGCGCTGGGATATTGTCCAAAGCACCATCGTGCATCGGGTAGGCGCCCTGTCACGCCAGCAACAAATTGTCTTTGTGGGTGTTGCCAGCGCCCATCGCGGTGAAGCGTTTGCCGCCTGCGAGTTCATCATGGACGCACTCAAAACCCGGGCGCCGTTCTGGAAGCGGGAAACGCTGGCCGATGGCAAGGCATTCTGGGTACAGGCGCGCGGCAGCGACCAGCAACGCCTGCAGAAATGGACCGAACCACAAGCTACCACGCAAGCAGATTCACCTGAGCAGGAACAACATCAATGA